The sequence GGTAAGATagctttgcccccccccccttttcccttGATCAATGTTTCTAGAAGCCCcaactttattttttctgttttgtttttgtttgtttgtttgtttggttggttggttggtttggtttttccagacagggtttctctgtgtagccttggctgtcctgaaactagctctgtagaacaggctggccttgaactcaagatctgcctgcctctgcctcccaagtgctgggataaaaagtgtgcgccaccattgcccagcccaccttttttttttttttttttttttttttttttttttttttttggtttttcgagacagggttcctctgtgtagctttgcgcctctcctgggactcacttggtagcccaggctggcctcgaactcacagagatccacctggctctgcctcccgagtgctgggattaaaggcgtgcgccaccaccgcccggcccaacttTTTATGTAAGTAATTGTACACACAACCATGCCAAGTAGTTATTCATTCCTAAATTGTGATCCTCAGAGCCTAGCCTCAGCATCTCCCTGTTAGAAATCCTCTCAGGCACCGCGTGCGACCCCCTGAATCAGATATGGGGGTagggggatgaggggtgggtgtGACGATTGGTCATGGGGTTATCAGTTGACGTTTGATCAAGGCAAACTGGCCTAAAGATGAAAGCACAACACAACACTTTATCAAGTCTCCAGTGCCAGAATAGAATGGCGTGCTCCCCCATCTGTCTTCCAGCGATTGGGCTTTGGCCGCCCCCCcaccttccacccccaccccccacccccgacaagGCCTGAGCTGTATTACACTGGTCTGGGATCCTCGGGGAGGAAACCAGCAGTACCAGCAGGCGAGGAGGATGCATTGCCGGCTGGGGGAAGGCGCTCAGAGGCGGTGGGAGGTGCCAAGCCCCTTCTTCGCCACCCAGATCTGCGGGCGGGACAAGGGGAGGACCGGAGACGTGCTTTAGTGCCAGGCGCGAATGGCCTCCGGCTGCACTGAGCTGGCCTCCGTGTCAGCTGGTGGGTTCTTTCTCTGTCCCGTCACAAGCCCACCGGCAAAGTCAACGGCTAGGTAGGTGGAGGCTGCAGCTCCCAGCCTTTAGGAGCACTAAGGGGCAGCTGCATGGATGCAGATGCGACCCGGGGACCCCCGAGGTTTGGGGGAGAAAGGCTTTGAAAGAGAAGGGATGCACTCAGCTAGCTTGCTAGCCTCAATGACAGGCTTGCATCGTGAACTTCCTAGGACGGTGGCAGCTGGCATGTCACAGCGAGGCGACAACACTTCTTTGGAAGAGTAACTTCACTGACTGGAAAACTTTGTCTCTACTCTTGGCTCTGAAAGTTGCGAGCTGCCCTAGAGGTGGGACAGACGCAACACTGCCACGGGGAGGATCAAGGCTATCAGCCAGCCCGCGACCTTCAGAAAGTTTTAATTTCCATTCGGGACCTCGTTCCCAGGTATTCCAGAAGCCGCGCCTCCCCGCCCCTGGCCCTCCCCTTGGTATCTTGCCTTAGGCCAGCATCCTCCTCCCTCTCGGTCCGGGGCAGCTAAAAGCTGGAGGTTCTAGGCTGAATCTGCTTTCTGCTCTCCAGCCTGGCTAAACTGCCAGGAAGGGCGAGCCCAGCCGGCGTTATGCGCTCCTTCTGCTGCTGGAGTAGATAAGTTTCCAGAACTGCGTTTGCTGCGGGACTAGTCCCGGGGCCGGATGGTATCATGgagccatccagggagcagcagcaAAGTTCCGAGGCGCCCAGCTCCACGCTTTCCGGAGACCCCCCGCCCACGGAGAGGCTGTCGGTCCCCGAGGTCCTCTGCGTGGAGGGTGGCACCTCGGAGACCCCGATCCCTGACgctcagttccaggacaggcccctgTCGCAGCAGGAAGAGGCGGCTCTCTCGGAGCAGGAGGAGCTGCAGGAATATCGCCGCCCTCGTGCGCGCTCCTTCTCTTTACCGGCGGACCCCATCCTGCAGGCAGCCAAGCTCCTGcaacagcagcagctggaggGACAGCCCGGCGCGGAGTGTGGCGAGCCGGCCGTGGACTGCTGCGCCAAGTGCAAGAAGCACGTGCAGTTCGCGGACTCGCTGGGGCTGAGCTTGGCCAGCGTGAAGCACTTCAGCGAGGCGGAGGAGCCGCAGGTGCCGCCCGCCGTGCTCTCCCGTCTCCGCAGCTTCCCGCTGAGCGCCGAGGACCTGAAGCAGGTCGGGGGGCTGCTGACGGTGGCAAGGGTGCCGGTGCCCCTCTGGGTGCCGCGGATCCAGCTCCGACCCCTCTTCCAGCTCCCAGGGCTGAGCGCTGCGGAGGAGCGTCTCCGGCGACAGCGAGTGTGTCTAGAAAGCGTGCAATGCTCCCAGCCGCCCCGCGCCGAGGTGACCGGCTCGGGCCGGGTGATCAGCTGCCCCGGACCTAGGGCAGTGTCAGTGCGCTACACCTTCACCGAGTGGCGCACCTTTCTGGACGTGCCGGCTGAGCTGCATCCTGAGTCACCGGAGCAGCTGCCTCCTGTGCCGTCGGGGCCCTCTGGACCAGGGGCTGAGGATAGAGAGGAGGAGCCGGTCACCGAGCGTTTCTGCTTCTCGCTGTGCCTGCCCCCAGGTCTGCAACCCAAAGGGGAGGACGCTGACACATGGGACGTCGCTATCCATTTTGCCGTCTGCTACCGCTGCGAACAGGGCGAATACTGGGATAACAATGAGGGGGCCAACTACACCTTGCGCTATGTGTGCTCCACAGATCCACTCTGAGCCCTGGagctttgtttgagacatggaGAGAGGTTGACCAGCACGTGAAGTTCCATCAAGAGCTCTTGAGGAACCTTAGCTGAGCGTCGCATTAACCAAGCTTGGAGAGAAAGGAGCAAAGCGTTAAATAAAACTCGCAGCACAGATGAACGCACCAGCAAGCACAGAGGGTCTGGCAATGCTCTGACCCTCTTTCGACTGACCTTCCTACTTGCCTTCTAGAATTCCCAGCCTGCAATGGACTAAGGGACACCCCAGTCCTCCACGCAGGGGTTCTCTCCAAGAAAGGGGCTGTGGATCCCTGAGTCAGGACCTGTGTCCTTGGGGATTTGTTTCTAATGTGAGATGTGGTCCTTCCAGCTTGATGAAAACCTGCAGGCAAAGACAGGCACCCCCACCTCCAGGAGGGAACCTTCACAACCGAGGCTTGATTCTCAGAAGGCTCGGTGGGTGCCCATcagcctttccttttctctgggaTCTGGAAACGTCTGCCCAGACACAACGCTCTTTTCTTCTGTGACTGGATACAaatgtccttttaaaaagtaaaggccACGTGCACATACTTTCCCTCTGTGCTTCATGTTTCACCTTCTGAGGGTTTGGGTTTGGGGAGGCCTTGGCGATCAGGGGGTGCTCAGCTGACGACACAGACAGCATTGACATGCTTTCTCTTGATGTGGAAGAGCCCAAGTTCTCCACACTGGGAAAAGCGATCCTCAACATGTACAAAAAGTGCTCTGTCCCTTGTCTTGGTAAAATGCTGGACGAATTAAAATGCCAAAGGCCTTGGCTGGGAGCTGCAGGAACCCATCACATTCGTCCCAAACCCTTTTGTGCAGTTCGAGCTCGTAATAGCTGTCCCACTCTCTGGGCCATTAGTAGTCAGAGAAGCTGGGCTCTCGCAGGCTGCGCTCCAAGCACAGGGGTTGGGGGCTGGACAGGtggcttctttctcctctcagaGGCACAAGGACGAGTGGGAACTAGATGGTAACAAAGCACACTCTGAATCAAATGGGGCACTCTGCACAGCAACCCCCTAGGCGCGGGTGTGGGGACCTTCACTCACTGTGGACCGCCCCATATGCTGAGATGTGTCCAGGTCTGAGTGGGGGCGCACTCTGGGTGAAGGAAGACTCAGTTCCTTTCTTCCCGCTCTTCCCCCGGTAACttactttcttttgaaaattatttttcaaagtgtCCTATTTTCTAGCACGTGACTAGCATAATGAGTTTGGAGTAGACTAAATTTAAGGGGAGATGTTTTCATGGTCCTACAGATGGGTCAGCGCAATTACCAAAGATCAAACAATGCCCAAAGTGTGTTTTCATGGAACCAGAGACCTAGAAATGATTTCTAcatgtttaaagttttattttaattttaaaggattaTTATTTTGTGgcatgaaaattatatttaagccagatatagtggcacacacctataatcccagcatttaggaggctaaAACAGGATTGtcaagagtttgagaccagccttggcgGCCTAGAAAAACtatacaaagcaaaaaacaaggcCGAGTATGGTAGTTCATCCTTGGAATTCCAGGACTCTAGAAGCTTAAGTAGGATGATCACAGCTTGTTGGAGGCCAGCAGAATGAGAGCtgggttaaaaacaaaaccaacccaacAAACAAAGGCTTATGTGGAATTCAAACTTCACCTTCCACATATATTTACTGGAACAGAGCCATGACCTCATTCTGTGGATGCTCTTCTGCACTACAGGAGAGTAAGTAGATGCAAAGTGTAAACCATTTACTCTCTGACCCTTTAGAGAAAGCATGTCAACCCTGCTTACTATTTTTAAAGCTATATGTCGAGATTTTTAATTCACAAAACAGTTAACAGCTTAGTGATGATTGCCAtttaaaacagcaaacaagggctgcgtgtggtggcacacacctaaaatcctagcactgtctgtgatttctaggccagtctggtctacgtaGTGCGTTCCAGAAAACCCAGGGAGTCAccacagagagagcctgtctcaaaatacaaaacaacaacaacaacaacaaaaaccagcaaacatttttgttgttgtggggatGAAacctgggtttttatttgtttatttatttgttgtttatttatattttgttttattttaaaacccaGGGTTTCATACATATTAGGTTTATAAATTAGCCAGCCAGTATCTCTAATACTGAGCTATTTTTTAGCCcataagaaacacttaaaaatatttatttatttatttatttattatgagtatgggtgttttgctggcatgtgtgtctatgcacccaTCAcctgtgtacctggtgccctcggaagccagaagaggccatgggatcccctagaatcagagttacagagggttatgaaccgccatgtgggtgttggagatcAACCCTGGATcccatggaagagcagccagggctgttaactgctgagccatctctccaacccccaggaaacattttattttataaatataagtgaagttaaaatacatttttgttcgTTGTTAGAATTTTCGTTGGTTAAAATTTTTGttagaatttttgttgttatttcaatATGGGTGTGGTATAGCTGACTACTGAaatctcagtacttaggagatgaagaaagagaattgggagttcaaggttatctttagCCTTGTAGAagcttcaaggccagtctggactaaatgagaaataaaaaaaatattaaagctgggcagtggtggtgcacacctttaatcccagcacttaggaggcaaagccaggaggatctctatgagttcgaggccagcctggtctacagagcaacaggcaccaaaactacacagagaaaccctgtctcgaaaaacaaaaacaaacgaacaaaaactaacaaaaaattaatgtttattttgAAGGAAAGGTTAACACTAACGAAGTTACTAAGTATTTAAGAGTGTGTTTACTAGGACCTGGGTgctgctcagtggcagagcacttgcctggtgcGTCAGTTACTTCTCTCTTTTCTGGGGGGCAGCTGTTCACATTGTATCACATTGTGTCtataatcaggaagcagaaaagatgaACGCTGGCCTCGGTCTACTGGCTCCCTCTTTGTGCTCGTGTGTGGTCTATGCATAGGCGTGGGTGTCCCTATGGTTGTACtcacatgtgtggaagccagaggttgacatcggATGTCGTCTTCTATTGCTCTCTACTCCAtcccttttgagacaaggtctctcactgaacttgaagttcATCGCTTGGCTAGACTGACCTTCTGCTTCCACTCTCCAGCGCTGGGTGACTCCCACCCCACGACTCTTTCACCCAGCCCTGACTCCTGTGAATCATAATTAATTCCAAGtgtgccatctcccagccctcactttctccttttttattcagtctgagacCCGCAGCCCGTTCATGGCGCCATCCACATTCATGGTGTGTCTTCCACCCGCCAGTTAAGCCTTTCTGGAGACATTCTCACAGACGCACCTAGAGATGTGTTTTCTATGATGTTTCTAAACCTAGTCAAGGTGGATAATGTTGACTAACCATTGGATCTAGTATGTGTGAAGGCCTGAGCTTGACCCCCAATCCCACAAAACAATGGGAGAggataggagggaggggaagaggaaggaaagatgaggGGAGAGTAGGAGTTAATCAACTCCTActccaaaaggaaggaagcacATCCCCTCAACACAAAATTCATACAATGAAGCTGGTGCCTCTTTGCAGGAATATTTGAGAAGTGTGGTCATTTTGCTtgaaaatgaaataactttaaaaatcttaCCTAGCTCTAGTCATTAAAGACTAACTTCTTCCCAGTGATTTAACTACCCTGTCCTACATTAAAGGGAGATTCTAGAAGCTTCCTGGTGGCCAAGGTGTTCCTGAATCCCTGATTCAGGGAATGTTGGATGGAAAGTGTATTTCCATCTAAAGATTTTCCGAAGCATTGTGCAAAAGTCTGAAAATTTGCACGGAACAAAATGTTTCCCTAGGAAACTCCATGCTCATGGAGCAAGATGGGCGGCAAGGGAGCCAGGCTCCCGCTCAAAGAGTGGGCACTGTACTCTGGGAGCCCATGAAGCAGCAGGGAAGGTCACTGTTCAGAAGACTTCCCTGAGTGCCTGGGAGTGTGCTAGTCCTATTACCCACAAACCTCTGCTCAAAAGTCCGTGAATTTTCTCATACTGTGTGttcgtgtgcacacatgtgtgcatgtgtgggtttcCAGTCTCATGTCTCTCGATCTGCTctaccttccttctcccctcagCTACTGGATTTTCATACACCACTTCATGGGTTTCACAAAGTTCAGCTCTAGCCACACAGCTTTTGTCTAATTGATTAGGAtaagatttttcatttcctgacTTAGCCATGTGTGTCTCTTGAGTTCTG is a genomic window of Peromyscus maniculatus bairdii isolate BWxNUB_F1_BW_parent chromosome 5, HU_Pman_BW_mat_3.1, whole genome shotgun sequence containing:
- the Ppp1r3g gene encoding protein phosphatase 1 regulatory subunit 3G produces the protein MEPSREQQQSSEAPSSTLSGDPPPTERLSVPEVLCVEGGTSETPIPDAQFQDRPLSQQEEAALSEQEELQEYRRPRARSFSLPADPILQAAKLLQQQQLEGQPGAECGEPAVDCCAKCKKHVQFADSLGLSLASVKHFSEAEEPQVPPAVLSRLRSFPLSAEDLKQVGGLLTVARVPVPLWVPRIQLRPLFQLPGLSAAEERLRRQRVCLESVQCSQPPRAEVTGSGRVISCPGPRAVSVRYTFTEWRTFLDVPAELHPESPEQLPPVPSGPSGPGAEDREEEPVTERFCFSLCLPPGLQPKGEDADTWDVAIHFAVCYRCEQGEYWDNNEGANYTLRYVCSTDPL